The DNA sequence TGTCGGGCGTGAGAAGATCGCGGGAGCCCGTCAGGAGCAGTGTCTTCGGCAATACCGACAGATCGCCATAGACCGGGCTGATACGCCAGTCTGTCGGATCCAATCCGGCACTATAGAGCCGGATTGCCTCACGCCCGCCGGCGATGCCCAACCATGGATCATTCCGCTCCGCCTCAAACACTTCGGGGTTCGCGAGCGAGACGTCGAGGCCGGGTGAAATCAGCACATGGCGCGACGGCACCGGCAAACCCTCGTCCGCCGCCATCATGGTCAGCACCACGGCCATGTTGCCGCCGGCGGAATCGCCCATGAAGACGATATCTTCCGCCTCTGTCTCATCGAGCATCTGGCGGTAGACAGCGCCGACCATGCCGAACATGGCGTGGAAATCGTGTTCCGGGGCGATAGGGTAGATCGGCACGGTGATGCCGTAGCCCAGCCGGTCGGCCATGTCGGCGATCAGATACCAGTGATAGGGCGTGATTTCAAAGACATAAGCGCCGCCATGCAGGTAGAGTATCCGCTTGTGCTCTCCGGCCTTGGGGGCGATTTCGTAGACCGGAAAACCGTCCACGCTGCGCGTCTGGATTTCGAAACGCTGATGCAGCGCGGCCGGCGGATGGTGATCCTCTGTCTTGCGCGCGGCGGCGATCCAGCGCTGCAGGTTTTCCGGGCTGGAAAAGGCTTGCTTGCGGCTGTGCCTGAGCACGAAGGACACAACGTGGCTTTTCAAACTTGGCATGCGAATACACGAACTTCGGCTGCAGCCGACTAAGAGAACTCCCCCTTGCAACGAAGATCGTGCCTTGGCCGAGAATGTCAAGATTTACGGCGTGCCCACACGCTGGTGTGATCCGCGCGTCGTCGGCGCCGCGGCAAAAGTGCCGTGCGCAATCGGTTGCTGGTGGCCATCGGGGATGTGTGGGATCCCCGGTGGACGCCGAGCAATTTGTATTTGTCGGCGAACGTCGTCACCGCGTAGAGCCTAGCAGCAGCGAGGCGAGTGTGGCCTGCGGATCGTTCGGCGGCGATGCCGGCCAGCCGATGTCCTTCTGGACATGCGCCGGCAAGCTGTTCAGCGCGCGGATCGATTTGTTCCTGGCGTGGGCTTGCCTGATGGCCACACCCAAGCGGCCGAAATTTTCGAACATCGTCATTGTCATCTCCCCTGAAGAACGGCGATGGCCAAGGACTGTCCTCAGCCGCCGTTCGATGTGCGGGTAAATGCGCTGTGCATGTATCTGCTGGATTTCGCGAAAACAGCGTTTCGGTTTCCGGATCGGACGATCCGGAAACATTTGCATACAAATAAATCGAGGGAGTGGCCGGCGCGTCTATTCGCGGCTGCGCCGAGCAGCATGGCCTTCGCGGGAGCGCCGGCGCGGTGCTGCATCTCCGGCGATGCCATCCTCGCTCACCGTCTTGCGCGGCGGCAGCTTCACCGCCGCCGCCAGTTTCGGGAACGGGTCGACCTTGTTGGGCAGCGCCATGGCGTAGACGAAGTGCTCCTGGAATTTCGGCTCGAGCGCCGTCTCGATCTTTTCGATCTGGCTCACCGTCTCCTCGATCTCGCGGCGATAGCCGCGATTGAGCAGCGCCATGCGAGCACCCGCGCCGGCGGCGTTGCCCACGGCCGAGACCTTGTCGAGGTCGCAATCGGGGATGAGACCTAGCACCATGGCGTATTTCGGATCGATGAAGGAGCCGAAGGCACCGGCGAAGTGGATGCGGTCGACATGCTCGGTGTTCTGTTTTTCCATCAACAGCTTGGTGCCGGCATAGAGCGCCGCCTTGGCCAACTGAATGGCACGCACGTCTGTCTGGGTGATGGTGATCTTGGGTTCGCCTTCCTTCAGCACGTAGGAGAAGGTGCGGCCGTTGGCAACGACGCGCGGCGAGCGCGCGGCAAGCGATCCGTCGACGACGCCATCCTCGGAGATGACGCCGGCGAGATACATTTCGGCGACGATCTCGATGATGCCGGAGCCGCAAATGCCGGTGACGCCGGTCGCCTGCACGCTGTCGAGGAAGCCGGGCTCGTCGGACCACAGTTCCGAGCCGATGACGCGGTATTTCGGCTCCAGCGTGTCTGGATCGATGCGCACGCGCTCGATGGCGCCGGGCGCAGCCCGCTGGCCACCGGAGATTTCGGCGCCTTCGAAAGCCGGACCGGTAGGCGAGGAAGCAGCGACTACCCGTGTACGGTTTCCGAGTACGATCTCGGCATTGGTGCCGACGTCCACGATCAGCATCATCTCGTCCTGGCGGTGCGGGCCTTCGGACAGGGTCACGGCCGCCGCGTCGGCGCCGACATGACCGGCGATGCAAGGCAACATATAGAGCCGTGCGCCCTGGTTGAGCTTCAGCCCGATGTCGGAGGCCTTGATGCGAACGGCGCCCGAGACGGCAAGCGCGAAGGGCGCGCCACCGAGTTCGGTCGGATCGATGCCGAGGAACAGGTGATGCATGATCGGATTGCCGACGAAGACGGAATCCAGGATGTCGTTGCGCTGGACATTGCCTTCCGCGCAAACCTTATCGACGAGGCCGGAGATTGCCTCGCGGACAGCAACCGTCATGCCTTCGCGGCCATCCGGGTTCATCATCACATAGGAGACGCGGCTCATCAGATCCTCGCCGAAGCGGATCTGCGGGTTCGACGTTCCGGACGAGGCGGCGACGCGGCCCGACAGCAGCGACACCAGATGCATGGCGATGGTGGTCGAGCCGATGTCGCAGGCCAGGCCATAGGCCTCGTTCTTGAGGCCCGGCCACAGCGCGATGACGCGCGCTGTCTCGGTGTCCGTATCCTTGTAGATGGCGGCGGTCGCCGTCCAGTTGCCCTTGCGCAAAATACCTTGCACTTGCGGCAGCAGATAAAAATCGAAGTCCAGGCTTTTGAGGTTCCAGTCCTTCATCAGGGCGATCTTCAGGCGGTCGAGATCGCCAAGCGGCTTGTGCATGTCTGGTTCTTCGATCTCGACGTAGCACATGCGGATCGCGGAATCGCGGGCGATGACCCTGGTGTCGGCATCCTTGCGGATGGTCTGGGCGTTGATGACCGTGTCCTGCGGCACGTCAATGACGAGATCGCCGAGAATCTGGGCGGAGCAGGAGAGGCGGCGCCGTTCGGGCAGGCCGCGCACACGTTCATAGCGCTCTTCCTTAGGGCCTTTGGGTGATATGTGGTCGTTTGAGGAGGTGATCTTGTGCTTGGCGAAATTGCCTTCCTGCACCTCGATCTGGCAGCGTCCGCAAGTGGCGCGTCCGCCGCACACGCTCTCGACATAGACGCCGAGCTGGCGCGCGGCGTCGAGCACGGGCGTGCCGACAGGGAACCGCCCGCGCTTGCCTGACGGCATGAACAGCACGAGCGGATCGGTTATGTTTGCAGGCGAGTTCACGATTGCGCGCTTATCCCCGGCCCATGCGGGCTTCACGGCCACCGCGTCGGCGGCCGCCATTGCCGCCGCCTTCGCCCGGCGCGTTGACCGCTGTCGGCGCTGCCACCGCCTGGCCGCCTTCGGCCGGCTTGTAATCCTTGTAGGTCTTGATCCATTTGGTGCAGTTCTCGTCGGTGCCGTTCAGCACGTTGGCGCCGCGCACCGCTTCCATTTCCTGCTGGCGCACCGGGTTCATGATCGCCGAGGTCATGCCAGCGCCGATCACCATCGGGATGAAGGCGGCGTTGATGCCGTGGCGGTGCGGCAGGCCGAAGGAGATGTTGGACAGGCCGCAGGTGGTGTTGACCTTGAGCTCTTCGCGGAGCCGACGCAGCAGGGCGAACACCTGACGGCCGGCATCGCCCAGCGCGCCGATCGGCATCACCAGCGGATCGACGACGACGTCATGCGCCGGGATGCCGAAATCGGCGCAGCGCTGCACGATCTTCTTGGCGACGGCAAAGCGCACGTCCGGATCCATCGAAATGCCGGTCTCGTCGTTGGAGATGGCGACGACCGGCACATTGTATTTCTTGATCAGCGGCAGGATGGCCTCGAGCTTTTCCTCCTCGCCGGTGACGGAATTGACCAACGGGCGGCCCTTGGCGACTTTCAGCGCGGCTTCGATCGCGGCGGTGACGGAACTGTCGATCGACAGCGGCAGATCGACCAGGCCCTGGACGATCTCCAGCGTCTGCACCAGAAGGCCAGGTTCGGTTTCGTTCGGGTTGACCGAGGTGACGCCGGCATTGACGTCGAGCATGGTGGCGCCGCAGGCGGCCTGCTCCAGCGCGTCCTTGATGACGGTCTCGAAATTGCCAACCACCATTTCGGCGGCGAGCTTCTTGCGGCCGGTCGGGTTGATGCGTTCGCCAATCACGCAGAAAGGCTGGTCGAAGCCGATGATGATTTCTCGTGTCGCCGAGGCGACGATGGTCCGGGTCATGAAATCTCTCCGTCGTGATATAAAGAGTTCTTTATATCGTTATCTCTTGTCGATCAAGCGAATGGTCGCTCTCCGCGCAAGTCAATGCGCGGTCTTCACCATGTCCACCTGGGTTTCGGTAATGTCGTCGTGCAGGATGCGGTCCAGCCGGTCGGCGACCATCTGGTCGTCGCGGCGGATCTCGCGCTTCCACGGCTGGCGGCCCTTCAGCACGCCCGATTCATCGACGATCTCGGCGACATATTCCTCCTGGCGATAGGCCATCACATGGATGCCGGAGACACCGGGAATTTCCTTCACCTCGTTGATGATGTCGGTGCAGAGCTGCTTGCCTTCCTTCTTCTGGTCCTGGGCGCCTTCCAGCCGCTTGATGATAGCGTCAGGGATATGGATGCCCGGCACGTTGGAGCGGATCCATTTTGCCGTCTTGGCGGAAGCGAGAGGGCCGACGCCACACAGGATGAACACTTTCTCGGTGTGGCCGAGATCACGTGCCTTCTGCATGAAGGTCTTGAACATCGGCACGTCGAAGCAATACTGCGTCTGCACGAACTGCGCGCCGGCGGCGATCTTCTTGCCGAGATGGATCGGGCGAAAGTCGAAAGGCGGCGCGAACGGATTGACGGCAGCGCCCAGGAACAGCTGCGGCGGCGTCGTCAGCTTGCGGCCGGACAGAAACTTGCCGTTGTCTCGCATGATGCGGCAGGTCTCCAACAGCGACATGGAATCGAGGTCGAACACCGGCTTGGCGCCCGGCTGGTCCCCGGCCTGCACGCCGTCGCCGGTCAGGCACAGCATGTTGGCGACGCCCATCGCGGCGCCGCCCAGCACGTCGCCCTGGATGGCGATGCGGTTCTTGTCGCGGCAGGCGATCTGCATGATCGGGGCGTAGCCCATGCGGGTCAGAAGTGCACAGATGCCGACCGACGACATATGGCAATTGGCGCCGGACGCATCGACGGCGTTGATGGCGTCGACCCAGCCGTCGAAGATCTTCGCACGGTTGTAGACATCCTCCGGATCGGCGCTGTCGGGCGGGTTCAGTTCGGTCGTCACCGCAAACTCGCCGCGCCTGAGCACGCGCTCCAGCCGGCCGCGCGAGGTGTGGCCGGGCAGGGGATCGAGCGGCAAATGGATGCCGGCCGGATTTTCGTCGAGCTGGCGGCCGGTCACGCGGAGGCTCCGGTCTTCGCGGCAGCGGCGGCTTCACGGGCTGCCGCAGCCTGCGCGGTCACCCGCAGCCAGGCAGAGGTTTCGCGCAACGACTGGTCGACCGGCTTCTGCACGGTGAGGATCCTGTCGGAGTTGACCATGTTCTGCGAACCTTCCCAGGCCTTGACCCAGACGCAGGGCATATCGGGTTCGACCTCGCAATTGCCGTTGGCGCGCACGCCGCCGCAAGGGCCGTTGCGCAACTGCTTGGGGCAGTTCATCGGGCAAGACATGCCGGTCGAGGACAGGATGCACTGACCGCACATGCGGCAGTCGAACATGAAGCCTTTTACGCGCTTTTCGACGAACTTGATTGGAGCCTCGACGCGGCCATAGCCGATACCCTTCCACAACGGGTGCAGCAGCAAGAAGGTGTCGGCGAAGCGGGCGTAAAACCATTCGAGCAAGCGCGAATGCCTGATCGACCACAGCCGTATCGCGAAGGAGCGCTGTACGCGCCGCTGCGGCGAGACATCGGCCGGCTTGTAGTCGGACTTCGGCGCCGCCTTCTTGACCTGAGTGGCCTGCGTAATGGCCACGCCTTCCTTGCTGACGGGAGTGGTTTCAGACATTTTCTTTGCCGCCGGCCTTGACCAGAGCGACCAGCCGCTCGCGGTCATATTTCGCGTCGATCTCGTTGAAGGCCTTTTCGACCTCGGCTTCGAGATCGTCACCGACCGGAACTGGATCAGCCTTGCGCCATTCGGCCAGATAGTCGTCCGTGCCGCCGGCGCCGGTGCGCATGGCGCACATGTCGATCGCCTCGGTGAAGCGCAACGGCAGTTCGCGCTTGGCGTTCTGCCGGCCCTTCTTGACGATGACCTGGGCAGGAATGTCGCGCCAGTAGACGACGATAAGATCGGCCATGAATTCTCGCTCCTCGATCCCCGAGCATTGCCGCAAGCGCAGTGGGCCCGCTTGTTATGGGACGACGCGCGCGCATTCAAAAGCGACGCATTTGGATGTCGTAAAATGAAAGGTGCGTTTATTCGTTTGCGACCCATGCCGCGACGGGGTCACTGCAGCGGTAATGGCGACGGAATTTGCGCTGTTCCGGACACTGGATGCGTTACCAAATGCCGGTTCTCAGCCCTGTCCAGACGTAGAACCAGATCGTCGGGTGGTACCACAGCTTCGACGGCAGCCCTGGATCGAACGTTGCGAGTTTACCGGCCAGCGCGTCGCTGACCGCCTCGACGCAGATGTCGCGCGAAAACGCCGCCTGGCGCAGCGCATAGCTTGAGATGGTGTCACCTTGTTTCGGCTCGCCGCGCACCTGCTTCAGCACGCCACCAGTGTCGACGCCCGCATCGACCAGATGGACGGTGGTGCCGAAATTCTGCGGATCGCCTGACGTCAACGCCCAATAGCCGCCATTCATGCCGCGATATTTCGGGGTGATGCCGGCATGATAGTTGAGCACCGGACACGGCATTTTGGCCAGCATCTCCCTGGAAATCAGCCGGCAGCCGTTCAGCAGCACGACGCCGGGCTTGATCGTCTCGATTGCCTGCAGACATTCCGGCCCGTTGGCGGATGCCACATGGATGATGACCTGGCCTTGCCGCGGTTCCGTTTCAAGCTTCTCCTCGGCAATCAACCGGGCGGCGTGTTTGACATTAAGCCGTTTGCCGAGCCTGCTCAGCACCATAGTGCCGAGCTGGCCGATGGCAGAGATCCAGCCCTGGCGTCGGGCGCGGCCGCGCAGCAATTGCTTTTTAGATTCAGGGATTTCGAGGACGACGCTGACAGGGCCGACGCGGTCGGCGAGGTCGTTGATCATGGCCCAGACATGCGCGCCGCCACCGGTGACGACCACAATAGGTCGCGGATTTGGTTGCGACGCTGCCATTGATCTTTCCGTGCTCCAAGGACCGGCTGATATGGCCGGACCTTAGGGCGGGCGGGTTAATCCTTGGTATGCCGGAAGCCTTACCAACCCATGAAGCCCCCCGGTCAGCGCATGAAGACTTGGTCAGCGCTTGAACTCCATGATGTCGAGCTTCGATTCATAGTAGGGCGCGGGGAACTCGATGCGCCATTCCTTGGCGCTGTTTCGGAAGGCGTAACCAACCTGGTCGGTCTGCGGGCCGCTGCCATAGGGCTTTGCCCGATCGTCGTTGACGGAGCCGGAGCCAAGATAGATCGAGCGCTTGTCGCCGTCGTCGAAGAAGCGGCCCTGGGTGCGCTGAGAACCGCTGATCTTTTCCAGCCGCCAGCCGGAGCCATCATCGGTGACCCTGCATTTGAACCAGCCATAGACAACGAGCGGGCTCAGTCCGCCGACCTTGATCGTGCGGCACCGCCAGTTGCCGGTGAGATCCTTGTCGGAGAAGGCGACCAGCGGCTTGGCCAACAGCGTGTCGAGCTGCTTGAGCTCGGCGGGGTTGGCCGCCTTTGCTTCGGCGAGCGCCGCCTTGCGGGTGTCGCCATATTTGTCGAGCCGCGCCTTATCGGCAGGCGTGATCAGTTTTTGCACTTGTCCGTCGGCAAGGGCGGGCAAAGTACAGCAGAGGAGACCAAGGGCGGCGATCAATGAGCGAAGGATCATCAAAGAATTCCCTGTTTTGTCTGGAACGGCGCTGCCGCCGCCTGGCGCATAACTTACCGGGTCGCTGGCGCCTGTCATCCGTGCTTAACAGCGTCTCGGTCAAAACTCATGGTGTGACGCATGCGAATCTTGCTTACGGGATCGTCGGGTTGGCTGGGCAGCGCGCTGGCGCCACTCCTGCGTGAGCTTGGACATGACGTGACCGGCCTCGATCCCGTTCCATCGGTCGAAACGCGGATCGTCGGTTCGATTGCCGACCGTGACCTCGTCATGCGTGCCGTCGGAGAAAACCGGATAGAGGCCATTATTCACAGAGGCGCGCTGCACAAGCCCAACATAGACAGCCACGCCAACAGCGATTTCATCGCGGCCAACGTGCAAGGCACGCTAAACCTGCTCGACGCGGCGGTGGCGGCCAATGTGCAACGCTTCGTCTTCACGTCAACGACCTCGCTGATGATCTCGCAGGCGATACGCGACGGCTTCAAGGGCGGTGCGCGCAAGGCGGCGTGGCTGACGGAAGCGATGTCGCCCGAGCCGCGCAACATCTATGGCGTCACCAAGCTATCCGCCGAGCATCTCTGCCGTCTCTACCACCTCCAGCACGGCCTGCCGGTGGTGGTGCTGCGCACGGCACGTTTCTTCCCCGAGGCCGACGACATGGCGCATGCCATCGAGCAGTCGGACGCCAACACCAAGGCGAACGAACTGCTGTTTCGGCGGCTGATGGTGGAGGACGCGGCGCAGGCGCATGTCGCCGCCTTGGAGAAGGCACCGGAGCTCGGCTTCGACACCTTCATCATCTGTGCGCCGACGCCGTTCCAACCCGAAGATTGCGAGGCGTTGATCAAGGACGCGCCGTCCGTGGTGGCGCGGTATTTTCCTGAATTTCCCGCTCTCTACGCGAGGAAGGGCTGGACGATGTTTTCCTCGATCGACCGGATCTATGACGCGTCGCGGGCGAGGGACAGGCTGGGTTTTGCCTGCAGGACGAGCTTTGCCGACGTGCTGGCGGCGCTGGCAGCCGAAGACCCGGCCTGAAGCCGTCAGGCGTTCGCGGCCGCCCGCGCCAGGCCTGGCGTCAGGTCGCCAAAATCGGTGGAGCGGCGCTCATAGGCGAGGCCGAGCAGGGCGGCGGCCTTTTCCGCGACCTTGTCGAGCTCCGGATCATCGGTCTGCGCCAGATAGATCAGCTTCTCGTAATTGCCGAAATAGTCCTTGATCAGCTCCGGGTGCTTATCCAGCCCGAGCGGCTTCATGAAGAAGGCATCGAACTGGCGGCACAGGAAGTCCGTCATGTAGAAGGACATCATGTCGTCGTCGGCGACCTTCGCATAGGCGTCCATGCCTTGATAGAACGCGAAGCAATGCGGGCCGGCCATGCGTTCGACGCCATGCTTCTCCAACACGCGGTCAAGCAGGCCGCCAGTGCCGCAATCGGCATAGCCGACGAAGATATGTTCATAGCCTTCCGCCCTGGCCTTTTCGATCGCCTTGTCCATGGCCGGCGCGATGCGGTCGGGATGGAAATGAAACTCCGCCGGCAAACACGTCAATTCGAGGTGATCCAGCCCGAGCTGTTCCTTGACGGCCAACACCTCGCGCGCAATCATCCCGCAGGCGATGACGAGCAGCCTGTCTGTCTGATTCGGTTTTGTTTTTTTCGTCTTGACCAAGTCGAGCCGGCTTTTCGCTGCGGGGCTAATTTATCTGTCGAGGGAGACACCGTCCATGAAACTGCTACGCATAGCGCCGATGGCTATCCTTGCCTGCGCTCTTGCACTTACGGCCTGCGCCAACACCGTTCGGGGTGTCGGCAAGGATGTCAAATCGACGGCGAGGGCGGTCAAAGACACCGTCGCCAATTGATCGGCGGCCGTCTCTCATCTGGGGACAAAAAAGCCGCGCTGCAAGGCGCGGCTTCTTTTTCGTCGCCCTGATGCCTTGGGTCAGGCCGAAGCACGCACGTTGTGCTTGCGCTTCATGAAATCCTTGGCGGTCTCGACCGCTACCGCCGCGTCGCGGCAATAAGCGTCGGCGCCGACGGCCTTGCCGAATTCCTCGTTGAGCGGCGCGCCGCCAACCAGCACGACGTAGTCGTCGCGAATGCCCTTTTCCTTCATCGTGTCGATGACGACCTTCATGTAGGGCATGGTGGTGGTGAGCAGTGCCGACATGCCGATGATGTCGGGCTGGTGCTTTTCGATCGCGTCGAGATACTTCTCGACCGCGTTGTTGATGCCGAGATCGATGACGTCGAAGCCAGCACCCTCCATCATCATGCCGACGAGGTTCTTGCCGATGTCGTGGATATCGCCCTTGACGGTGCCGATCACCATCTTGCCCTGTTTCGGCGCGCCGGTGGCGGCGAGCAGCGGACGCAGGATGAACATGCCGGCCTTCATGGCGTTGGCGGACAAAAGCACTTCCGGCACGAACAGGATGCCGTCGCGAAAATCCTCGCCGACGATACGCATGCCTTCGACCAGCGCCTCGGTAAGCACCTTGTAGGGCGCCCAGCCGCGCTCGAGGAGGATGTTGGTGCCTTCCTCGATCTCTTCCTTCAGCCCGTCATAGAGATCGTCGTGCATCTGCTGCACCAGCTCGTCGTCGGAAAGCTCGGAAAGGATGATCTCGTCGTCGGACATTTTTATCCAGCTCCTCACGGCATCGCGACTGTGTCGCAAGGCACAAAATAATGGTGTTCATACCTAACCCGCAACGGGCGGGTATCCATAGCTGATTTGCGACTTCCCGCAAAAGGAAAGCGACTGGAAAATCTATCGGTTTTCTTGTCGATTTTGCGACAGGCGTTGGCGCGGACGGGCCGTTTCGAATAGGGTGCATGGCTACGATCCGGGCAAAGCCGCGTCATGCGGCCGCAACGGTTACCGACCAGCCATAGTCAGGCGGGCCATATTCAGGGAAGAGCGATCATGAGCGAACACGCGGCAGTCGACCAGGAAGCGTCAAACGCGCGGCGTGGGCGTGGCGCCAGTGGCGGAGGAGCGGCGGCCAGGCGTGCGGCGCGCTCAGGCGGCGGCCCCGGCACCCAGCTCACCTATATCAAGCGCAAGATCAACGTCTACGAGGTGCTGAACGAGGAAGGCCTGGCGCTGATCGAGAAGAACACCGACACGGTGCTGGAAGAGATCGGCATCATTTTTCGCGATGACGCCGAAGCACTGCAGCTCTGGAAAGAGGCCGGCGCCGACGTCAAGGGCGAGCGCGTGCATTTTCCCAAGGGGCTCTGCCGTTCGCTCTTGAAGACCGCGCCGCCCATCTACACCCAGCATGCCCGCAATTCAGAACGCTCGGTGCAGATCGGCGGCAATGCGACGGTGTTCGCGCCGGTCTATGGTCCGCCCTTCGTGCGCGATCTCGACGGCGTCAGGCGCTACGCGACGATCGAGGATTTCCAGAATTTCGTGAAGCTTGCCTATATGGCGCCGTCGATCCACCATTCGGGCGGCACGGTGTGCGAGCCGGTCGACGTGCCGGTCAACAAGCGCCATCTCGACATGGTCTACGCGCACATCAAATACTCCGACAAGCCGTTCATGGGTTCGGTGACCGCACCGGAGCGCGCCGAGGACACGGTGGCGATGGCCAAGCTGGTGTTCGGCGACGACTTCGTCGAGAACAACACGGTGCTGACCAGCCTGATCAACGCCAACTCGCCGATGGTGTTCGACGAGACCATGCTTGGCGCCCTGAAGGTCTATTCGCGTCATAACCAGGCCTGCATCGTCACGCCGTTCATCCTGGCCGGCGCGATGAGCCCGGTGACGGTCGCCGGCACGCTGACGCAGGTCCTGGCCGAAGTGCTGGCCGGCGCCTCGTTCACGCAGCTGATCCGTCCGGGCGCGCCGGTGCTGTTCGGCACCTTCGCCTCGTCGATCTCGATGCAGTCGGGCGCGCCGACCTTCGGCACGCCGGAGCCGTCGCTGGTCTCCTATGGCGCTGCACAACTGGCCCGCCGGCTCGGCCTGCCGTTCCGTACCGGCGGCTCGCTTTGCGCTTCGAAAGTTCCGGACGCACAGGCAGCCTATGAGAGCGCCAACACGCTGAACTCGACCATTCTCGCCGGCACCAATTTCGTCCTGCATTCGGCAGGCTGGCTCGAAGGCGGGCTGGCCTCCTGCTACGAAAAATTCATGATGGATATCGACCAGCTCGGCATGACCCAGAAATTCTCCGAGGGCGTCGACCTGTCGGAGAACGGCCAGGCGATGGACGCCATCCGCCAGGTCGGCCCAGGCAGCCACTATCTCGGCTGCGACCATACCCAGGCCAATTTCCAGACCGCCTTCTACCGCTCGTCGATCGCCGACAACAACTCCTACGAGCAGTGGCTGGCCGAGGGCCAGAAGACCGCACCGCAGCGCGCCAACGATCTGGCGCGGCGCTGGCTGGAGGCTTACGAAGCGCCGCACCTTGATGAAGGCATTGATGAAGCCCTGAAGGATTTCATCGCCAAGAAGAAGGGGTCGATGCCCGACGCCTTCACCTGAAAGGAGCCCGAGTCAGGCGGGGCTAAAGTCGCCAACATCATCCACAAGGAAGTCTGGCGGAGTGCCTTCTCCGATCCGGACAAGAAGGGATGATTGCGTGCGCGGCATGATCGACGAGATCACGGCCGCGCTTGGCGCCAACGGCCTCATCCTGCGTGGCGGCTTTCTCTTTCCCGATGACGAGGGTGGCCCTGATGGCGCCTCGGGTGAGCCGGCAAAGTCTGTCCTGCTGGTAGGGCAGGCGGGCGCCGCGCCTTGGCCGCATTTCCTGCGCTGGCGGGGCCAGCAGCCACAGGCGATCGCCGATCCGCTCGACACCTGGTCGCGGGAGGTCATCGGCGAGGTGGCGCAAGAGTTTGGTGCCCGCGTCGTTTCGCCGTCGGACAAGCCTTACCTGCCGTTCCAGCAATGGGCTGTTCGGGCGGAAGGGCTGAGGCCGTCGCCGCTCGGGATCCTCATGCATCCGCAATACGGGCTTTGGCATGCTTATCGCGGCGCGCTGCTGTTCGAGGACGAGATAACGCTTCCGGAATTTCGGGAGACGATCCATCTTTGCGACACCTGCGTCGACAAACCTTGTCTGAAATCCTGTCCGGTCGCCGCTTATTCGACGGATGGTTTCGCCTACCAGGCCTGCCTCGCGCATGTGCGGGGGGCGAATGGCGAGCCGTGCCGGGCCGGTGGTTGTCTTGACCGCAATGCCTGCCCCTATGGCGCGCAGTATCGCTATCCGCCGGAGGTCCAGGCCTTCCACATGGCTGCGTTCGCTGGTCCTTAGCGCATCACGCGATCCCGCACGAAATGTTGACCGCCGGGCTCAGGGAACGCCTTGCCGTGGCGGCTTGCGCGGATATGTATCGCGCATCTGGCAAACGGAGCACGCAATGATGAAGCAGGACCTTCACATCAAGACCCGTGACGGTGTGGCGAAGGCAGGCCTGTTCCGCTCGGCCAAGGTTTCTTCAGCCAAGGCTGGCGTCATTCTCTACCAGGACGCCTTCGGTCCGCGCCCGGCGCTTGACCTGATGGCGGAACGGCTGGCGGGCGAGGGCTATGCGGTGCTGGTGCCCGATCTCTTCTATCGCAATGCTCCTTATGGGCCGTTCGACCCCAAGACCGCTTTTGTCGAAGAAAGGACCAGGGCGCCGCTGATGGCGC is a window from the Mesorhizobium australicum WSM2073 genome containing:
- a CDS encoding virulence factor; this encodes MADLIVVYWRDIPAQVIVKKGRQNAKRELPLRFTEAIDMCAMRTGAGGTDDYLAEWRKADPVPVGDDLEAEVEKAFNEIDAKYDRERLVALVKAGGKENV
- a CDS encoding formyl transferase, with protein sequence MAASQPNPRPIVVVTGGGAHVWAMINDLADRVGPVSVVLEIPESKKQLLRGRARRQGWISAIGQLGTMVLSRLGKRLNVKHAARLIAEEKLETEPRQGQVIIHVASANGPECLQAIETIKPGVVLLNGCRLISREMLAKMPCPVLNYHAGITPKYRGMNGGYWALTSGDPQNFGTTVHLVDAGVDTGGVLKQVRGEPKQGDTISSYALRQAAFSRDICVEAVSDALAGKLATFDPGLPSKLWYHPTIWFYVWTGLRTGIW
- a CDS encoding DUF4893 domain-containing protein — its product is MILRSLIAALGLLCCTLPALADGQVQKLITPADKARLDKYGDTRKAALAEAKAANPAELKQLDTLLAKPLVAFSDKDLTGNWRCRTIKVGGLSPLVVYGWFKCRVTDDGSGWRLEKISGSQRTQGRFFDDGDKRSIYLGSGSVNDDRAKPYGSGPQTDQVGYAFRNSAKEWRIEFPAPYYESKLDIMEFKR
- a CDS encoding NAD-dependent epimerase/dehydratase family protein, which encodes MRILLTGSSGWLGSALAPLLRELGHDVTGLDPVPSVETRIVGSIADRDLVMRAVGENRIEAIIHRGALHKPNIDSHANSDFIAANVQGTLNLLDAAVAANVQRFVFTSTTSLMISQAIRDGFKGGARKAAWLTEAMSPEPRNIYGVTKLSAEHLCRLYHLQHGLPVVVLRTARFFPEADDMAHAIEQSDANTKANELLFRRLMVEDAAQAHVAALEKAPELGFDTFIICAPTPFQPEDCEALIKDAPSVVARYFPEFPALYARKGWTMFSSIDRIYDASRARDRLGFACRTSFADVLAALAAEDPA
- a CDS encoding DUF1638 domain-containing protein — its product is MVKTKKTKPNQTDRLLVIACGMIAREVLAVKEQLGLDHLELTCLPAEFHFHPDRIAPAMDKAIEKARAEGYEHIFVGYADCGTGGLLDRVLEKHGVERMAGPHCFAFYQGMDAYAKVADDDMMSFYMTDFLCRQFDAFFMKPLGLDKHPELIKDYFGNYEKLIYLAQTDDPELDKVAEKAAALLGLAYERRSTDFGDLTPGLARAAANA
- a CDS encoding entericidin A/B family lipoprotein, which produces MKLLRIAPMAILACALALTACANTVRGVGKDVKSTARAVKDTVAN
- a CDS encoding corrinoid protein produces the protein MSDDEIILSELSDDELVQQMHDDLYDGLKEEIEEGTNILLERGWAPYKVLTEALVEGMRIVGEDFRDGILFVPEVLLSANAMKAGMFILRPLLAATGAPKQGKMVIGTVKGDIHDIGKNLVGMMMEGAGFDVIDLGINNAVEKYLDAIEKHQPDIIGMSALLTTTMPYMKVVIDTMKEKGIRDDYVVLVGGAPLNEEFGKAVGADAYCRDAAVAVETAKDFMKRKHNVRASA
- a CDS encoding trimethylamine methyltransferase family protein, whose translation is MSEHAAVDQEASNARRGRGASGGGAAARRAARSGGGPGTQLTYIKRKINVYEVLNEEGLALIEKNTDTVLEEIGIIFRDDAEALQLWKEAGADVKGERVHFPKGLCRSLLKTAPPIYTQHARNSERSVQIGGNATVFAPVYGPPFVRDLDGVRRYATIEDFQNFVKLAYMAPSIHHSGGTVCEPVDVPVNKRHLDMVYAHIKYSDKPFMGSVTAPERAEDTVAMAKLVFGDDFVENNTVLTSLINANSPMVFDETMLGALKVYSRHNQACIVTPFILAGAMSPVTVAGTLTQVLAEVLAGASFTQLIRPGAPVLFGTFASSISMQSGAPTFGTPEPSLVSYGAAQLARRLGLPFRTGGSLCASKVPDAQAAYESANTLNSTILAGTNFVLHSAGWLEGGLASCYEKFMMDIDQLGMTQKFSEGVDLSENGQAMDAIRQVGPGSHYLGCDHTQANFQTAFYRSSIADNNSYEQWLAEGQKTAPQRANDLARRWLEAYEAPHLDEGIDEALKDFIAKKKGSMPDAFT